A window of Polyodon spathula isolate WHYD16114869_AA chromosome 22, ASM1765450v1, whole genome shotgun sequence contains these coding sequences:
- the LOC121297140 gene encoding crk-like protein: MSSARFDSSDRSSWYFGPVSRQEAQNRLQGQRHGMFLVRDSSTCPGDYVLSVSENSKVSHYIINSLPNKRFKIGDQEFEHLPALLEFYKIHYLDTTTLIEPATRYPNPAIGTSPAPVLGSAEENLEYVRTLYDFTGNDAEDLPFKKGEILIILDKPEDQWWSARTKEGRVGMIPVPYVEKLVRPSPHQFHGNRNSNSYGIPEPAHAYAQPQPPSPLPPTTPGAVINPLPSTQNGPVLAKAIQKRVPCAYDKTALALEVGDIVKVTRMNISGQWEGEVNGRRGLFPFTHVKIIDPKNPEESE, from the exons atgTCATCAGCACGGTTCGATTCCTCGGATCGGTCTAGCTGGTATTTCGGACCCGTTTCCCGACAAGAAGCCCAGAACCGGTTACAGGGACAGAGACACGGCATGTTCCTGGTCCGGGATTCATCTACTTGCCCTGGTGACTATGTGCTGTCGGTGTCGGAAAACTCAAAAGTGTCTCACTATATCATCAACTCGTtaccaaacaaaaggtttaaaataggAGATCAGGAGTTTGAACATCTACCAGCGCTTTTGGAATTCTACAAAATACATTACTTGGACACAACAACACTTATAGAGCCAGCAACGAG GTACCCAAATCCAGCCATAGGAACCAGTCCTGCACCTGTTCTGGGATCAGCAGAAGAAAACCTGGAATACGTTCGGACACTGTATGATTTCACTGGGAACGATGCAGAGGACCTTCCCTTCAAGAAAGGCGAGATCCTGATAATCCTAGACAAGCCCGAGGATCAGTGGTGGAGCGCCCGCACCAAGGAGGGCAGAGTCGGCATGATCCCTGTGCCGTACGTGGAAAAGCTTGTTCGACCATCGCCGCACCAGTTCCACGGCAACAGAAATTCAAACAGTTATGGCATCCCTGAGCCTGCACACGCCTACGCCCAGCCACAGccaccctcccctctcccccctacCACCCCAGGGGCTGTCATCAACCCTCTGCCCTCCACACAGAACGGACCTGTCCTGGCTAAAGCTATCCAGAAACGAGTGCCTTGTGCTTACGACAAGACAGCCCTGGCACTAGAG GTCGGAGACATTGTAAAGGTGACAAGGATGAACATTAGTGGCCAGTGGGAGGGTGAGGTGAATGGCCGAAGAGGTCTGTTCCCCTTCACTCACGTTAAAATAATTGACCCCAAGAACCCAGAAGAAAGCgaatga
- the LOC121297288 gene encoding mediator of RNA polymerase II transcription subunit 15-like, whose protein sequence is MDPGEDSDWKSLAFRQKAVEQIEEAMGKAGTAHNTSSSDMENHIFMKAKSKDEYLSLVARLIIYFRDIHEAQGQGDQLQMQQLAQQQHQQQFQQQQAALQQQQFQQQQFQAQQQSAMQQQQLQAQQQQIQQQHILKLQQMQFK, encoded by the exons ATGGATCCTGGAGAAGACAGCGACTGGAAGAGTCTCGCTTTCCGACAGAAAGCGGTAGAGCAGAT tgaagAGGCTATGGGTAAAGCAGGGACCGCTCACAATACGTCCAGCAGTGACATGGAAAACCACATCTTTATGAAAGCTAAATCAAAG GATGAATATCTGTCCTTGGTGGCAAGACTAATTATTTACTTCAGAGACATTC ATGAGGCCCAAGGCCAAGGTG ATCAGCTCCAGATGCAACAGTTGGCTCAgcaacagcatcagcagcagtttcagcagcagcaggcagCCTTGCAACAGCAGcagtttcagcagcagcagtttcaAGCGCAGCAACAGTCTGCCATGCAACAGCAACAGTTacaagcgcagcagcagcaaatcCAGCAGCAACACATACTCAAGCTGCAGCAGATGCAGTTTAAGTAA